From Acidobacteriota bacterium, one genomic window encodes:
- a CDS encoding Rrf2 family transcriptional regulator, whose translation MLRLTKKADYGLMALKYLGEQAGDSAQSAKDIAEAYHIPQQLLAKILQTLAKAGILVSHAGTNGGYALARPAKDISAFEVIRAIDGPLFITSCITIHGACDLTSTCTIKEPLRKVNDSIKELLSGIHISDLVESTESAPSRGTTVGGGLVTIAL comes from the coding sequence ATGCTGAGGCTGACCAAAAAAGCCGATTATGGACTGATGGCCCTGAAGTACCTGGGCGAGCAGGCGGGTGACTCTGCGCAGAGCGCCAAGGACATCGCAGAGGCATATCACATTCCGCAGCAGTTGCTGGCCAAGATCCTTCAGACGCTGGCCAAGGCGGGCATTCTGGTCTCCCATGCGGGAACGAACGGCGGTTATGCCCTCGCCAGACCGGCCAAAGATATCTCGGCCTTCGAGGTGATCCGCGCCATCGACGGTCCGCTGTTCATCACCAGTTGCATTACGATTCACGGCGCGTGCGACCTGACGAGCACCTGCACCATCAAAGAACCGTTACGCAAGGTAAACGACAGCATTAAAGAACTGCTGAGCGGGATTCATATTTCCGACCTGGTCGAGTCCACTGAAAGCGCGCCATCGCGCGGCACGACGGTGGGCGGCGGCCTGGTCACCATCGCTCTCTAA
- a CDS encoding YXWGXW repeat-containing protein → MKTKWLLGGLLAAATFGAPAFGQISVYIGTPPPPIRYETPPPMPEVGYVWMPGYWAPYGGRYVWAPGRWSRPPYYGAAWRQGGWDHDGRGWRYREGYWDRRGDYDGPRGHAYGHYKYKDKGRGHGHGHDRDD, encoded by the coding sequence ATGAAGACAAAATGGCTGCTTGGAGGTCTTCTCGCCGCTGCCACCTTTGGGGCTCCGGCATTTGGACAGATATCCGTTTACATCGGCACGCCGCCACCGCCGATCCGGTATGAGACCCCGCCGCCGATGCCTGAGGTGGGCTACGTATGGATGCCGGGTTACTGGGCCCCTTATGGCGGACGCTACGTCTGGGCGCCGGGACGCTGGTCGCGTCCACCGTACTACGGTGCGGCCTGGCGACAGGGTGGATGGGACCATGACGGCCGCGGCTGGCGCTATCGCGAAGGCTACTGGGACCGGCGAGGCGACTACGACGGCCCTCGCGGGCACGCCTATGGACACTACAAGTACAAGGACAAGGGCCGCGGCCATGGTCACGGTCACGACCGCGACGACTAG
- a CDS encoding S9 family peptidase has protein sequence MKTAAEESLPLQKLHYPSARTVDQVDDYFGTKVSDPYRWMEDVDSPEVATWIEEENKLTRSVLDAVPQRAAMHARLMDLIDFERYTAPKRRGTRYFYSHNTGLQNQNIVYWTEGLDGEPTVLLDPNTMSADGTVALGGLSISDDGAFAAYAIADAGSDWMKWYVRDVATGRDLPDAVAWSKFSSASWLKDGSGFFYQGYDAPKAEALKAANYFHKIFFHKLGTPQSEDRLVFDRPDDKELNLGAAVSDDGRYLMIYQSKGSSPKNELAVMDLAHPDAPIVSISNVADAIYSPIDNDGTHFWIHTTLDAPNGRVVAVDLAQPARERWKTIIPESRNHLDSVSMIDGTLIANYLADAQSHIELYTRDGASLGPLKLPAIGTAAGFAGKRTDTETFFVFTNFTTPATIYRLDMKTLQSAPYREPRLKFDPALYQTDQVFYTSKDGTRVPMFLSYKKGLKLDGSNPTLLYGYGGFSVSLQPEFSSAHLLWMEMGGLYTQPSLRGGGEYGEAWHLAGTKLNKQNVFDDFIAAAEWLIENKYTSPKQLAISGASNGGLLVAACEVQRPDLFGAVLPSVGVLDMLRFDKFTIGWAWKTDYGSPSEDEAEFHALFHYSPLHNIKPGTAYPATLITTADHDDRVFPAHSFKFAAATQAARSGPNPILIRIETRAGHGAGTPLSKRIEAAIDQYAFLLATLGTPPRATENT, from the coding sequence ATGAAAACAGCCGCCGAAGAATCTCTCCCCCTGCAAAAACTGCACTATCCCAGCGCCCGCACCGTCGATCAGGTTGACGACTACTTCGGCACAAAAGTAAGCGACCCCTATCGCTGGATGGAGGACGTCGACTCCCCCGAGGTTGCCACATGGATCGAGGAAGAGAACAAGCTCACCCGCAGTGTGCTCGACGCCGTGCCCCAGCGTGCCGCAATGCACGCACGCCTGATGGATCTGATCGACTTCGAGCGCTACACCGCGCCGAAGCGCCGTGGCACACGCTACTTCTACTCGCATAACACCGGCCTTCAGAACCAGAACATCGTCTACTGGACCGAAGGCCTCGACGGCGAGCCTACCGTTCTGCTCGACCCAAACACGATGTCTGCCGACGGCACGGTCGCGCTCGGCGGTCTCAGCATCTCTGATGACGGAGCGTTTGCTGCTTATGCCATCGCCGACGCAGGCTCCGACTGGATGAAGTGGTACGTGCGCGATGTCGCCACCGGGCGCGATCTTCCCGACGCCGTCGCGTGGTCGAAGTTCAGCTCAGCCTCATGGCTCAAGGACGGCTCGGGTTTCTTCTACCAGGGCTACGATGCCCCCAAAGCTGAAGCGCTGAAGGCGGCAAACTACTTTCACAAGATCTTCTTTCACAAGCTGGGCACACCGCAGAGCGAAGATCGCCTCGTCTTCGATCGTCCCGACGACAAGGAGCTGAACCTCGGCGCAGCCGTCAGCGACGATGGCCGTTACCTGATGATCTATCAGTCGAAGGGCTCAAGCCCGAAGAACGAGCTCGCCGTCATGGATCTCGCGCACCCCGATGCGCCCATCGTCTCCATCTCAAACGTAGCCGATGCCATCTACTCGCCCATCGACAACGACGGCACACACTTCTGGATCCACACCACGCTCGACGCTCCCAACGGACGCGTGGTTGCCGTCGATCTCGCGCAGCCCGCGCGGGAGCGCTGGAAGACCATCATTCCCGAGAGCCGCAACCATCTCGACAGCGTCAGCATGATCGACGGCACATTGATCGCCAACTATCTCGCCGACGCGCAGAGCCACATCGAGCTGTACACGCGCGATGGCGCATCGCTCGGTCCGCTCAAGCTGCCTGCCATCGGCACCGCCGCGGGCTTCGCAGGCAAACGAACCGACACCGAAACGTTCTTCGTCTTCACCAACTTCACTACGCCGGCGACCATCTATCGGCTCGACATGAAGACGCTGCAATCGGCCCCTTACCGCGAGCCGAGGCTAAAGTTCGACCCCGCGCTCTACCAGACCGATCAGGTCTTCTACACCAGCAAAGACGGCACGCGCGTGCCCATGTTCCTCAGCTACAAAAAGGGATTGAAGCTCGACGGCAGCAATCCCACGCTGCTCTACGGCTATGGCGGATTCAGCGTCTCGCTGCAGCCGGAGTTCTCGTCCGCTCACCTGCTCTGGATGGAGATGGGAGGCCTCTACACGCAACCCAGTCTGCGCGGCGGCGGCGAGTATGGTGAAGCCTGGCATCTCGCAGGAACAAAGCTCAACAAGCAAAACGTCTTCGACGACTTCATCGCCGCGGCCGAGTGGCTGATCGAAAACAAGTACACCTCGCCAAAGCAGCTCGCCATCTCCGGAGCGAGCAACGGCGGCCTTCTGGTTGCCGCCTGCGAGGTGCAACGCCCTGACCTCTTCGGCGCCGTCCTGCCGTCGGTCGGCGTGCTCGATATGCTGCGCTTCGACAAGTTCACCATCGGCTGGGCGTGGAAGACCGACTACGGCTCTCCCAGTGAAGACGAAGCCGAGTTTCACGCGCTCTTCCACTACTCGCCACTGCACAACATCAAGCCCGGCACGGCCTATCCCGCAACGCTCATCACCACCGCCGACCACGACGATCGCGTCTTCCCCGCGCACAGCTTCAAGTTCGCGGCAGCCACGCAGGCCGCGCGGTCGGGGCCAAACCCGATCCTGATTCGCATCGAAACCCGCGCCGGTCATGGTGCGGGCACGCCGCTGTCGAAGCGCATCGAAGCGGCCATCGATCAGTACGCCTTCCTCCTCGCTACGCTGGGCACTCCACCGCGGGCCACTGAAAACACATGA
- a CDS encoding phosphoribosylanthranilate isomerase: MWVKICANTNLDDALLAAELGADALGFVFAESKRKVTAQQVARITPHLPAEIEKAGVFHTHSAEEIVRAVEEAGLTTVQLHGGLDVALTEKLKQQLPSIKLIQTLHWVADGSADSTLAVAEQIEKIRRNGTTDRVLIDSRVGQAIGGTGVTFDWKSAGQVFEKAGRELKIIAAGGLKPDNLAEAMALMHPWGVDVASGVEASPGRKDPEKLKSFLQIARS, from the coding sequence ATGTGGGTCAAAATCTGCGCCAATACCAACCTTGACGACGCCCTGCTCGCCGCGGAACTCGGCGCCGACGCCCTCGGTTTCGTCTTCGCCGAGAGCAAGCGCAAGGTAACGGCCCAACAGGTGGCCCGCATCACCCCACACCTTCCGGCCGAGATCGAAAAAGCTGGCGTCTTCCACACCCACAGCGCTGAAGAGATCGTCCGCGCCGTCGAGGAGGCCGGACTGACCACCGTACAGCTTCACGGCGGACTCGACGTCGCTCTTACCGAGAAGCTCAAGCAGCAGCTTCCCTCCATCAAGCTGATTCAGACGCTGCATTGGGTAGCGGATGGCTCCGCAGACAGCACGCTTGCTGTAGCCGAGCAGATCGAAAAGATTCGCCGCAACGGAACCACCGACCGTGTCCTTATCGACTCAAGAGTAGGACAGGCTATCGGAGGAACCGGAGTTACGTTCGACTGGAAGTCGGCGGGACAGGTCTTTGAGAAAGCTGGTCGCGAATTAAAGATCATCGCCGCCGGCGGCCTGAAACCGGACAACCTGGCCGAAGCGATGGCTTTGATGCACCCTTGGGGCGTAGACGTTGCCAGCGGGGTTGAGGCATCACCCGGCCGGAAAGACCCGGAAAAGCTGAAATCCTTCCTGCAAATCGCCAGATCCTGA
- a CDS encoding CDP-alcohol phosphatidyltransferase family protein, producing the protein MSFLSQIRATPNLLTLLRLFIVPFIVIEILYNDFRMAFALFLLAGVTDALDGLLARWLSQRTTLGQYLDPIADKLLLSTLFLVLTHVSLIPRYVTVLVFSRDLGILLISTLLFTTGTLRDFRPSWLGKLNTLVQILAVVTVMSERVLASAGLSAAARVGVLSNGLLRLVAVLAPISAAQYAWIVLRRINTPATV; encoded by the coding sequence GTGTCATTCCTCAGCCAAATTCGAGCCACACCGAACCTGTTGACGCTGCTAAGGCTGTTCATCGTGCCGTTCATCGTCATCGAGATCCTCTACAACGACTTCCGAATGGCGTTTGCCCTGTTTCTGCTGGCGGGAGTGACCGATGCCCTGGACGGCCTGCTGGCGCGCTGGCTGAGCCAGAGGACGACGCTGGGGCAGTATCTCGACCCGATCGCCGACAAGCTGCTGCTGAGCACTCTGTTTCTGGTGCTGACGCATGTGTCGCTGATTCCGCGCTATGTGACGGTGCTGGTCTTCAGCCGTGACCTGGGGATTCTTCTGATCTCGACCCTGCTTTTCACGACGGGTACATTGCGGGATTTTCGTCCAAGCTGGCTGGGAAAACTGAATACCCTGGTGCAGATACTTGCGGTCGTGACGGTGATGTCGGAGAGGGTGCTCGCCTCGGCAGGACTGTCGGCCGCCGCCCGCGTGGGAGTGCTCTCGAATGGTTTGCTGCGTCTGGTCGCAGTACTGGCGCCGATCTCAGCGGCACAGTATGCGTGGATTGTGCTGCGCAGAATCAACACGCCAGCGACGGTTTAG
- a CDS encoding zinc dependent phospholipase C family protein translates to MQKFSRLFTALLFLCLFAAPTAGGYSLLTHEQLIDLTWDASIVPLLKSRYPALTPAQIEHARAYAYGGCVIQDIGYYPFGDAFFSNLTHYVRSGDFVVNLFRNAGNADELAFAVGALSHFIGDNIGHSEATNLAVPIEFPKLGARYGRSVSYAQGESQHVRTEFAYDINEIAHARFAPVHYLRHAGLEVPRWQLELAFYQTYGLAEDFSAGRGKRINVKGYRFAVRNFIPRVAYAVTLLHRHKEPPIVDSPELQRLTSELAVVAHENNWDAYRKKAGIGTYSLAGLIYILPKVGPLKFVAVKGPNVDTDLEYTRSVLRSTDLLNFTLHRFTPPPAVGPGASQAAAKDTHSEPPPTDPLTPRPGSSQVVVRDSYDPRHPLQNRDLDTGLPVHPSGYPLTDSTYCNLLHRLVAKPAQPIPPGIKEDILAYYSDMSLPFATKKNSATWKTLQADLATLRNMPTSNEPLPFPTYGADSNTYGEPAQ, encoded by the coding sequence ATGCAAAAGTTCTCCAGGCTCTTCACGGCACTTCTTTTCCTCTGCTTGTTTGCAGCTCCTACCGCAGGCGGCTACTCGCTGCTGACGCACGAGCAGCTTATCGACCTGACGTGGGACGCTTCGATCGTCCCTCTGCTCAAGAGCCGTTACCCGGCGTTGACTCCCGCACAGATTGAGCACGCCCGCGCCTACGCCTATGGCGGCTGCGTCATCCAGGACATCGGCTACTATCCCTTCGGGGATGCGTTCTTCTCGAACCTTACGCACTATGTTCGTTCGGGTGATTTCGTCGTCAATTTGTTTCGGAATGCCGGCAATGCGGATGAGCTGGCATTCGCAGTGGGGGCGCTGTCGCACTTTATCGGAGACAACATCGGCCACTCCGAGGCGACGAATCTGGCGGTTCCGATCGAGTTCCCAAAGCTGGGCGCGCGCTATGGAAGGTCCGTTAGCTATGCGCAGGGCGAGTCGCAGCACGTCAGGACAGAGTTTGCGTATGACATCAACGAGATTGCTCATGCGCGGTTTGCTCCGGTGCACTATTTGAGGCACGCCGGTCTCGAAGTTCCGCGGTGGCAACTGGAACTGGCGTTCTATCAGACGTATGGGCTGGCTGAGGATTTTTCGGCAGGCAGAGGAAAACGTATCAACGTCAAAGGCTATCGGTTCGCGGTGCGGAATTTTATTCCGCGGGTCGCTTACGCCGTAACGCTGCTTCACCGGCACAAGGAGCCGCCAATTGTCGATTCGCCCGAGCTTCAGCGCCTGACATCGGAGCTTGCCGTCGTCGCTCATGAAAATAACTGGGATGCGTATCGGAAAAAGGCGGGTATCGGAACCTATTCGCTTGCCGGATTGATCTACATTCTGCCCAAGGTTGGTCCGCTGAAGTTTGTTGCTGTCAAAGGCCCTAACGTGGACACCGATCTGGAATACACGCGGTCAGTTCTGCGTTCCACCGATCTGTTGAATTTCACTCTTCACCGCTTCACACCGCCGCCTGCGGTCGGCCCAGGAGCTTCGCAGGCCGCAGCTAAAGATACTCACTCGGAGCCTCCGCCTACCGATCCGTTGACTCCAAGGCCGGGTTCATCTCAGGTTGTTGTGAGGGATTCTTACGATCCCCGACATCCGCTGCAGAACCGCGATCTTGATACGGGGCTTCCCGTGCATCCCAGTGGATATCCTCTGACGGACAGCACGTATTGCAACCTGCTGCATCGGCTGGTTGCCAAGCCTGCACAGCCCATTCCTCCGGGAATTAAGGAGGACATTCTGGCGTATTACTCAGATATGAGTTTGCCGTTTGCCACGAAGAAGAACTCCGCAACCTGGAAGACATTGCAGGCCGATCTGGCGACTCTACGCAATATGCCGACCAGCAACGAGCCCCTTCCGTTCCCGACGTATGGCGCTGATAGCAACACTTATGGTGAACCCGCACAATAA
- the trpC gene encoding indole-3-glycerol phosphate synthase TrpC produces the protein MPTQLDKILAHTLLEVKARKAAADYGALERKAATHTPRGFTARLRSVSATGPAIISEIKKASPSKGLIRADFYPSALAKGFEAAGAAALSVLTDEEFFQGSLADLEAASKSVQIPCLRKDFILDHFQVLEARASGADAILLIVAAHGDEKLRELRDEARSMDLDVLCEVHNRQEMDRAINLGFGLIGVNSRDLRTFVVRPELLLELAVGLPAETVMVAESGIRSAAEIANLRAAGYNAFLIGETLMRQPDPAATLALLLDREYSSEF, from the coding sequence ATGCCGACACAGCTCGACAAAATCCTTGCCCACACGCTCCTTGAAGTCAAGGCCCGTAAGGCCGCAGCCGACTACGGCGCCCTGGAACGCAAAGCCGCCACGCACACCCCCCGGGGATTTACCGCGCGCCTCCGGTCGGTCAGCGCCACCGGCCCCGCCATCATCTCCGAGATTAAAAAGGCCTCCCCTTCCAAGGGCCTTATTCGCGCCGATTTCTACCCCTCGGCACTGGCGAAAGGTTTTGAGGCGGCAGGCGCCGCTGCGCTCTCCGTCCTCACCGACGAGGAGTTCTTTCAGGGCTCGCTCGCCGATCTCGAGGCCGCGTCGAAGAGCGTTCAGATCCCCTGCCTGCGAAAGGACTTCATCCTCGATCACTTTCAGGTGCTCGAAGCCCGCGCCTCGGGAGCCGATGCCATCCTGCTGATCGTCGCCGCACATGGCGATGAAAAGCTTCGCGAGCTGCGCGACGAGGCCCGCAGCATGGACCTGGACGTTCTCTGCGAGGTGCACAACCGCCAGGAGATGGACCGCGCTATCAACCTCGGCTTCGGCCTGATCGGCGTCAACAGCCGCGACCTGCGCACCTTCGTCGTCCGGCCGGAGCTGCTGCTCGAACTCGCTGTCGGTCTCCCCGCGGAGACGGTCATGGTGGCCGAGAGCGGAATACGCAGCGCAGCCGAGATCGCCAACCTGCGCGCTGCCGGTTACAACGCATTCCTGATTGGCGAGACGCTGATGCGCCAGCCCGATCCTGCCGCCACGCTCGCCCTGCTGCTCGACCGCGAATACTCAAGCGAGTTCTAA
- the msrB gene encoding peptide-methionine (R)-S-oxide reductase MsrB, whose translation MSESLKTTGKVEKAHKTEAEWRELLTPEQFHVMREKGTERAFTGSLLNNHETGTYNCGACNAPLFTSDKKFDSGSGWPSFWLPVSADAIEAHEDNAHGMRRIEVTCANCGAHLGHVFPDGPKPTGMRYCINSASLAFKKQ comes from the coding sequence ATGTCTGAGAGTCTAAAAACAACCGGCAAGGTCGAGAAGGCCCACAAGACCGAGGCGGAGTGGCGCGAACTGCTGACGCCGGAACAGTTCCATGTGATGCGCGAGAAGGGAACCGAGCGTGCCTTTACCGGCTCCCTGCTGAACAATCACGAGACGGGAACCTACAACTGTGGGGCCTGCAATGCGCCGCTGTTCACTTCGGACAAGAAGTTCGATTCAGGCAGCGGATGGCCGAGCTTCTGGCTTCCGGTTTCGGCGGACGCGATCGAGGCGCACGAGGACAACGCGCATGGGATGCGCCGGATCGAAGTGACCTGTGCGAACTGCGGAGCCCACCTGGGGCATGTCTTTCCGGATGGGCCGAAGCCCACAGGGATGCGCTACTGCATCAACAGCGCGTCGCTGGCGTTCAAGAAGCAGTAA
- a CDS encoding RidA family protein, translating to MSEKKTAISTKEAPAAIGPYSQAVRVGDTLYASGQVALDPATGQLVAGGVAEQTVRVCENIKAVLAKAGLDLEHVVKTTVFLKNMGDFAAMNAVYEKYFAPEGIVPPARSTVAVAGLPKDALVEIEVIARDVA from the coding sequence ATGAGCGAAAAGAAGACTGCAATCTCCACCAAAGAGGCCCCTGCGGCCATTGGACCCTACTCGCAGGCTGTGCGCGTGGGAGACACGCTGTATGCCTCAGGGCAGGTCGCGCTCGACCCGGCAACCGGCCAGCTCGTCGCGGGCGGCGTCGCCGAGCAGACAGTGCGCGTGTGCGAGAACATCAAGGCCGTGCTCGCGAAAGCAGGCCTGGACCTTGAACATGTGGTCAAGACGACGGTCTTCCTGAAGAACATGGGCGATTTTGCCGCAATGAATGCCGTTTACGAGAAGTATTTTGCTCCCGAGGGCATCGTTCCGCCTGCGCGCTCGACGGTAGCCGTTGCGGGACTCCCCAAAGACGCGCTGGTCGAGATCGAGGTCATCGCGCGCGACGTTGCCTGA
- a CDS encoding IscS subfamily cysteine desulfurase, protein MHLPIYMDNHATTPLDPRVLEAMMPYLTGIFGNAASRNHSFGWEAEKATEKGREQVAKLIGATAKEIIFTSGATESNNLALKGIAEMYRERGNHIITQVTEHKAVLDTCKKLEKQGYRVTYLPVGADGLIDIEDLKRAMDDKTILVSIMYANNEIGVVQPIREIGALCHEKGILFHTDGVQAVGKIPVDVQKDNIDVLSLSGHKIYGPKGVGALYVRRRNPRVQISEQINGGGHERGMRSGTLNVPGIVGLGAACEIAMNEMEAEGKRETELRDYLKAKLEAALDYVHVNGNMEHHLPGNLNMSFVYVEGESLLMGINDIAVSSGSACTSATLEPSYVLKALGLGDDVAHSSIRFGLGRFNTKAEVDYVSDKIIDVVKKLRELSPLYEMVKEGIDLTKIEWAAH, encoded by the coding sequence GTGCACCTGCCTATTTACATGGACAACCATGCGACGACGCCGCTGGATCCGCGCGTGCTCGAGGCGATGATGCCGTACCTGACGGGTATCTTCGGCAACGCTGCCAGCCGCAATCACAGCTTCGGCTGGGAGGCTGAAAAGGCGACCGAAAAAGGGCGCGAGCAGGTGGCGAAACTGATCGGCGCGACCGCCAAGGAGATCATCTTCACCTCGGGTGCGACCGAGTCAAACAATCTCGCGCTGAAGGGCATCGCGGAGATGTACCGCGAGCGAGGCAACCACATCATCACCCAGGTCACGGAGCACAAGGCCGTGCTCGACACCTGCAAGAAACTCGAGAAGCAGGGCTACCGTGTCACTTATCTTCCAGTCGGCGCCGACGGCCTGATCGATATCGAAGACTTGAAGCGCGCTATGGACGACAAGACCATCCTCGTCTCGATCATGTATGCGAACAATGAGATCGGCGTCGTGCAGCCTATCCGCGAGATCGGCGCTCTCTGCCACGAGAAGGGCATCCTCTTTCACACTGACGGCGTTCAGGCTGTAGGCAAGATTCCCGTCGATGTGCAGAAGGACAACATCGATGTGCTCTCGCTTTCTGGTCACAAGATCTACGGGCCGAAGGGGGTTGGTGCGCTGTATGTTCGCCGCCGCAATCCGCGCGTGCAGATCTCTGAGCAGATTAATGGCGGCGGGCATGAGCGCGGTATGCGTTCAGGCACGCTGAACGTTCCCGGCATCGTTGGTCTGGGTGCGGCCTGCGAGATCGCGATGAATGAGATGGAAGCTGAGGGCAAGCGCGAGACGGAGCTTCGCGACTACCTGAAGGCCAAGCTGGAGGCGGCGCTCGACTACGTTCACGTCAACGGCAACATGGAGCATCACCTGCCGGGTAATCTGAATATGAGCTTCGTCTACGTCGAGGGCGAGAGCCTGCTGATGGGCATCAACGACATTGCCGTCTCGTCAGGCTCGGCCTGCACCTCGGCCACGCTCGAGCCCAGTTACGTGCTCAAGGCGCTGGGCCTGGGCGACGACGTCGCGCACTCGTCGATCCGCTTCGGTCTTGGCCGGTTCAACACCAAGGCTGAGGTCGATTATGTCTCCGACAAGATCATCGACGTGGTGAAGAAGCTCCGTGAGCTTTCCCCGCTGTACGAGATGGTCAAGGAAGGCATCGACCTGACGAAGATCGAGTGGGCCGCCCACTAA
- a CDS encoding 50S ribosomal protein L28 yields MAQKCDLCGKGPQFGNNISHAHNTTRRRWNVNLQSVKAVVDGASKRVRACTSCIKSGKIVKG; encoded by the coding sequence ATGGCTCAGAAATGTGATCTTTGCGGCAAGGGACCGCAGTTCGGCAACAACATCTCCCACGCCCACAACACCACCCGGCGTCGCTGGAACGTGAACCTGCAGTCGGTCAAGGCCGTCGTCGACGGAGCTTCGAAGCGCGTTCGCGCCTGCACAAGCTGCATCAAGTCCGGCAAGATCGTCAAAGGCTAA
- the infC gene encoding translation initiation factor IF-3 has product MPPIDKRSAKSFIRTNERIRAREIRVIDENGEQLGVMAPFDALKIARERSLDLVEISPNAVPPVCKIQDYGKFLYEKDKSDRAARKKQKVIVIKEVKFSVTVDEHDYQTKKNQAVRFLNDGDKVKASLRFKGRQMAHRDLGYKIINRLITDIGDAGLVEFMPRMEGTTLHAILAPSKKAAEAAPKKAAPAPAVAEA; this is encoded by the coding sequence ATTCCACCGATCGATAAGCGCTCTGCCAAGTCATTCATCCGTACCAACGAACGTATCCGTGCCCGCGAGATTCGCGTGATCGATGAGAACGGCGAACAGCTCGGAGTGATGGCCCCCTTCGATGCCCTGAAGATTGCCCGTGAACGCTCGCTCGACCTGGTTGAGATCTCCCCCAACGCCGTGCCGCCTGTCTGCAAGATTCAAGACTACGGAAAGTTCCTTTACGAGAAGGACAAGAGCGACCGTGCTGCGCGCAAGAAGCAAAAGGTCATCGTCATTAAAGAGGTCAAGTTCTCGGTGACGGTGGACGAGCACGATTACCAGACCAAGAAGAACCAGGCTGTGCGCTTTTTGAACGACGGCGACAAGGTGAAGGCCTCGCTGCGATTCAAGGGCCGCCAGATGGCGCATCGCGACCTGGGCTACAAGATCATCAACCGGCTGATTACTGATATCGGCGACGCCGGGCTCGTCGAGTTTATGCCGCGCATGGAAGGGACCACGCTCCATGCGATTCTGGCGCCATCGAAGAAGGCGGCAGAGGCAGCGCCTAAAAAGGCTGCACCTGCACCGGCTGTCGCAGAGGCATAG
- a CDS encoding LysM peptidoglycan-binding domain-containing protein encodes MADLEQLKQKYAGVISTIESFGEYGANVEAVELDGEQLHLKATVPSQVVANRVWDAIKQADPTFADLKHEIVTSGGADQPYTVKSGDNLSKISKLFYGNSNKYNEIASANGIDNPDLIKVGQQLNVPPLG; translated from the coding sequence ATGGCCGATCTGGAACAGTTGAAGCAGAAGTATGCCGGCGTCATCTCTACCATTGAGAGCTTCGGCGAATACGGCGCGAATGTCGAAGCCGTCGAACTTGATGGCGAGCAACTCCACCTGAAGGCGACCGTTCCCTCACAGGTCGTCGCCAACCGCGTATGGGATGCCATCAAGCAGGCAGACCCCACCTTTGCCGACCTCAAGCACGAGATCGTCACCTCAGGCGGCGCGGACCAGCCCTACACCGTCAAGTCCGGAGACAACCTGTCGAAGATCAGCAAGCTCTTCTACGGCAATTCGAACAAGTACAACGAAATCGCATCCGCCAACGGAATCGACAACCCCGACCTCATCAAAGTCGGCCAGCAGCTCAACGTTCCACCTCTTGGCTAA
- a CDS encoding response regulator — protein MKRRVLLVDDEVAVLLTLKAVLEINGFEVETAASAREGRLKLRSHEYHMVITDLRMESDQAGAEVIAAARSAVYHPAVALLTAFPLADEDWQEMGADHMLVKPMHTRILLEQIDRLMAAHTLKLENGAQIQPARPKRSIATKKRVAAVVKAGSKSPGNAAAKKAVKEPAKKSTAKKSAVKKTPARKRA, from the coding sequence ATGAAGCGAAGGGTTTTGCTTGTGGATGACGAAGTTGCCGTCCTCCTTACGTTGAAAGCCGTATTGGAGATCAATGGATTCGAGGTGGAGACCGCCGCCTCTGCGCGCGAAGGTCGCTTGAAGCTGCGCAGTCACGAGTACCACATGGTCATCACCGATCTCAGAATGGAGAGCGACCAGGCAGGAGCGGAGGTCATCGCCGCCGCCCGCTCTGCCGTTTACCATCCCGCCGTCGCCCTGCTCACCGCATTTCCTCTGGCCGATGAAGACTGGCAGGAGATGGGGGCCGACCACATGCTCGTCAAGCCCATGCACACACGCATCCTGCTGGAGCAGATCGACCGTCTCATGGCCGCTCACACCCTCAAGCTCGAAAACGGCGCACAGATACAACCTGCCCGCCCAAAGAGATCCATTGCCACTAAGAAACGTGTTGCCGCAGTCGTCAAAGCGGGCAGCAAGTCGCCGGGTAACGCGGCAGCGAAGAAAGCTGTAAAGGAGCCCGCTAAAAAATCTACCGCGAAGAAGTCCGCTGTAAAGAAGACTCCAGCTCGCAAGCGCGCCTGA